Within Protaetiibacter intestinalis, the genomic segment GCGGGGGCCGTGCGGCCTTCTCCCGGCGCGCCTTCACCGGCTTCTCGCGCGCCTGCTCCTCCCGGATGGGCCGCGGTGCGGCGGGCTTCGCCGCGGGCTTCTCGCGCACGGCGGTGCGGGCGGCCTTGTCGCGCGCGGGCGCGACCGGCTCGGGGGCGTCGAAGCCCTCGGGCCGCTTCACGGTCGCCGCCCGGTCACGGCCGCGGCTCCTCGAGCGCCTCGAGCACCTGCGGGATGATCCGGTAGACGTCGCCGCAGCTGAGCGTCATCACGAGGTCGCCCTCGCGCGCGAGCTCGGCGACCCGGTCGGCCGCGGCCTGCCAGTCCGGCAGGTAGTCGACGTGCCCGGGGTCGCCGAAGCGCTCGGCGACGAGCGCGCCCGTCACGCCCGGCTCCGGGTCCTCGCGGGCGCCGTAGACGTCGAGCACGACCGTGTGGTCGGCGAGCCGCTCGTACACCTCGGCGAACTCCCCCGCCATCATGCGGGTGCGGCTGTAGAGGTGCGGCTGGTGGATGGCGATGACGCGGCCGGTGCCGACGACCGACCGCGCGGTCGCGAGGGCGGCCGCGACCTCGGTCGGGTGGTGGGCGTAGTCGTCGAACACCCGCACCCCGCGCACCTCGCCGTGCAGCTCGAAGCGGCGGCCGGTGCCGGCGAAGGTCTCGAGGCCGCGCACGATCGCCTCGGGGGCGAAGCCGAGCGTCGCGAGCACGGCGAAGGCGCCCGCGGCGTTGACCGCGTTGTGGGCGCCCGGGATCGCGAGCCGTACCGGCAGCGAGCGGTCGTCGTAGTCGATCGTGAACGAGACGGGCCCCTCGGCGACGACGTCGCGCACCCGCACCTCGGCATCCGCCGCGTAGCCGAACGAGACGACGCGCGTGCCCTCGAGCCGCGCGGCGACGGCGAGTGCACCGGGGTCGTCGCTCGACACCGCGACGAACTCGCTCGCCCCCTGCGCGAAGCGCACGAAGGCGTCCTCGAAGGCCTCCTGCGTGCCGTAGTGGTCGAGGTGGTCGGCGTCGACGTTGGTGATGAGCGCGACGGCCGTGTCGTAGAGCAGGAACGAGCCGTCCGACTCGTCCGCCTCGACGACGAACAGCTCGCCGCCGCCGGACGCCGAGCTGCGCCCGTAGCCGGCGATGACGCCGCCGTTGACGAAGCCCGGATCGGCGCCGAGCTCGCGCAGCGCCGTCACGATCATGCCCGTCGAGGTGGTCTTGCCGTGGGCTCCCGCGACCGAGATGGTGCGGTGCCCGCGGATCAGCCAGTTCAGCGCGAGCGCACGGTGCAGCACGGGGATGCCGTCGGCCAGCGCCCGCCGGTACTCGGGGTTGTCCTGCCAGAGGGCACCCGTCACGACGACCGTGTCGGCATCGCCGACGTTCGCCGCGTCGTGGCCGATCGCGATCCGCGCCCCCATCGCCCGCAGCTCGTCGACGGCGGCCGAGTGGCGCACGTCGGAGCCCGTCACCCGGTGGCCCGCCTCGAGCAGCATCCGGGCGATGCCGCTCATCCCGGACCCGCCGATGCCCACGAAGTGCACGGCGCCCAGGTCCTCCGGGAGCTCCTGGTCGAGATCGGGCTTGATCATCCTGCCAACGCTACCTCTCGGTCGCGGACGCCGCCGACGCGTCGGCGACCACCGCCTCCCGGACGAGCTCGACGAGCCGGTCGGCACCGTCCCGCGCG encodes:
- the murC gene encoding UDP-N-acetylmuramate--L-alanine ligase; its protein translation is MIKPDLDQELPEDLGAVHFVGIGGSGMSGIARMLLEAGHRVTGSDVRHSAAVDELRAMGARIAIGHDAANVGDADTVVVTGALWQDNPEYRRALADGIPVLHRALALNWLIRGHRTISVAGAHGKTTSTGMIVTALRELGADPGFVNGGVIAGYGRSSASGGGELFVVEADESDGSFLLYDTAVALITNVDADHLDHYGTQEAFEDAFVRFAQGASEFVAVSSDDPGALAVAARLEGTRVVSFGYAADAEVRVRDVVAEGPVSFTIDYDDRSLPVRLAIPGAHNAVNAAGAFAVLATLGFAPEAIVRGLETFAGTGRRFELHGEVRGVRVFDDYAHHPTEVAAALATARSVVGTGRVIAIHQPHLYSRTRMMAGEFAEVYERLADHTVVLDVYGAREDPEPGVTGALVAERFGDPGHVDYLPDWQAAADRVAELAREGDLVMTLSCGDVYRIIPQVLEALEEPRP